GTTTCCGTGGGGTAAATCCCGTCTTTTCCTCGATGAATGAGTTTTATATCTAATTCAGACTCTAAATCTGCTATTGAGTGACTTACCGCAGATTGGGTGATATAAAGTTCGTCTGCCGCCATTGAAAAATTTTTTAATTCAATGATTTTGATTAAAATTATTAATTGATTTAATGTCATGAGTTTTTTCTCATATTTTATGAATACTATTCATTTTATTTATAAATTATTTATATGATAACATAATTTTAAATCAAATAAAAAATATATATAAAATTTTGAAATTATTTATATTTCTAAATAGATTTTGACTATTAATTTAAACTAAACTGCATGGAATTTCTTTTATGAATCGTTTAAAGTTCATTATATTAATTGTGTTATCCACTGCGCTGATGGGGTCAGCTTTTTCAGTAATTAAAATGGGCGATATGTATGCATCGCCTTTAATGTTTGCCGCGATACGTTTCATTCTGGCCGGGCTATTGTTATCTTTCATTGTAGGACTTATGCGGATGCCTCATCCAAAACATTCAAGCGAATGGTTTTACGTTGCACTGATTGGATTTTTTCAAACAACAGGTGTTTTTGGAGCTATTTTTTTGAGTTTGCGCACCATCACTGCGGGAGAATCATCTATTTTAATATTCGTAAACCCCATATTAGTTGTTTTATTTAGTGCGTTTATCGGCATACGATATCGTTTGCTTCAGTGGTTTGGGGTCATTGTTGGCTTTATCGGAGTAGTAATATTAATTGGATTTCACCCTTATTATCAAGTAGGCGTGTGGATAGCACTGTCAGGTGCGGTATTTTGGGCTATAACCACATTATTGGTTAAGCGGGTGGCCAGTTTTATAAACATTTGGGTGCTGACCGCTTATCAAATGCTGATTGGAGGAATACTGCTGCTTTTTATCAGTGAAATTTTTGGGCATCCATATGTCATTTTAAATTTTTCATTTGTTTTAATCGTTCTTTGGCTTGCAATTATGAGCTCCATTGTGCAATTTGGAATCTGGTTTTATTTAATTCAAAAAAACAACCCCGGGAAGGTCAGCTCTTTTTTATTTTTAGCTCCGCTGTTCGGAGTTTTGTCCGGATTAATTTTATTAAGGGAACCTGTCACTTTGCAAATAATTTTAGGCGGCTTTTTTATTTTGTTGGGTATATTTCTTGTCAATAGTACTGAATCCCAACGAACAATATTGGAAAAAGCGGAGGTTGAAACAGAAGGCAACCCTTAAATAATTACTAACGCAAAAAAAGAGTCAAAAAACGTATTGTGGAAAAGGTATCCGATTTATTTTTTTTAATACTTTATGAAAATCAAAGAGGACATGGATAAATTTATTGCCGATAAGAGGACTCCAAGCGATGCCAAACAAAACTGAAAAATATTAAGCGGCATCGCGTCCCTGATTTTCCGAAACTAAAAGAGAGTGTATAACCGGCTCTATTTCTTATAAATGTTTCTTCTATGGCCAACGGCCTGAATGAGGAGAGACTCGTCTTTAATCGTGTAGATAACTCTATAATCTCCTATCCTGAACTTGTAAACCCCCGATAAGTCTCCTGAAAGGGGCAGGGGAATTATATTGTCGAAGCGTTCCGAGAACCACGATATTTTACTTAGTATGCGCTTTGCTACAGGCTTATCGAGCCTGCCGAGGTCTTCTAATGCGTTCTCGGTCCATTCGGCATTATGCAAACCTTTTCAGCGCCTCCGCGTGGGATATTTTTTTGGAAGGATTTTTTAACCTGCGTTCCAGTTCGACTTTGAATTCCTCATCAAGATGTAAACCGGAATCAGGGTCGCCAAGCAGTTCAACAACCTTTTCCTCTATTATCTGGTTCAGGTCGTCAATCGTAATGTTGTTAATTTTATCAATATTCTTCATATGGGTATTATAACATAAAAATTACCGGCCCGAAATTTATCTTCGCTTCTTTTTTATTTTTATTTTTTTCCAACGACATCAATGCAAGTTTTCTCTCGAGCCGGTAATTTTTAATGTCAAGCGGCACGATTGCCGATAATGTTTTGTCTTTAAAGAAAGGAAAAAATGCCTGGCGGCAATAATTTTACGCTCTATAGCTTTTTTGGAATTACCGTTATTTTTCAAGTAATTTTGCCATGCGGCCAAAAATAAAAGGCTCTTGTTTCTATTAGTCAGCAGACTATTTTCCCTTTTAATAATATCGTTCTTAACGGATATTTCAATCTGTTCGACAAGCTTGCGGTCGGCAGTTTTGCATGAGTGCCTGTATCTTTTTCCCCCGAACAGGAAATCGTAATAATAAAACTTGCGTATTTTATAATAGCCGTATTTTACCCATCTCCACGGGCTTTTTGACTATTATATCACCCATGTAAAAATTCCGCCATAAAAAGACAAAAATGGGTAAAAAACGATATTATTTGATTAAATATGATAAAGGTTTGAAAACAGGAAAGCCTTATGAAATATGCGGTTTTAAGTGGGGTGGATGACAGGTTTTGAACCTGCGACCACCGGAGTCACAATCCGGGGCTCTACCAGCTGAGCTACATCCACCATAAGAGAGATACTATATATTTTATTTTATCAAAATTCAATTTAAAATTAAATATTTTTTTAAACTTAAAATAATGCATCTATTCCTAACGCCCTTCCTGAACCTGTAAATATTATCACCAATTCGCACATTATAAAGGTAAGATTTATCGCCAACTCTGCAGGACCCATCCAGAACATCGCCAGAAGATAATTAAGGTTTAGAAAAATACCGACAAAACCCGCGATTCCGGTTAAAAACCCTGCCGTCAAAAAAATCCCCGCGAATAACTCTCCCATAACTATTAATATAGCAAACAAAAACGCGTTTGGAATAACAAAATGATTTAAAAATATAACATAAAGCCGTAAGGGGTCATGACTTGCAAAATATGAAAGCCTGCTATGAAAATTGGAAAAGAAAAACGGACTTAATTTAGAGTGGACGGCATAAAGAAAATAAATACCTATATATATCCGCAAAAAAGCATTCCACACACTTGAATTTTTAGCCGCCATAAAAATACCTTAACTTATTATCGTTAATTTGAGATTATATTACAATTTATAATTAATAGTACGGTGCGCAACGATAAATAATGCGATTTTCAAATCTTTCAATCCCAAATTTTATATTAATCTAAATTTTTAATATTTAATATCAAAAATAATATCACGAAAAATTAATTATGTCTATTGCCCCGCGAATTATTTTTTATGATATAATCTTTATTGTGAATAAAATATTTGTGGTTCATGAACATCATGCAAGCCACTTACATTGGGACTTAAGGCTTGAAGAAAACGGGGTTTTAATTTCTTTTGCCTTACCTAAAGAACCTCCGTTAGAACATGGAAAAAGGAACCTTGCGATAAAAGTTGAAGATCATCCGCTTTCTTATGCAAATTTCGAAGGCATAATTCCCGAAGGTCATTACGGCGCAGGAACCGTTAAAATTTGGGATAACGGGACTTATAGAACCATAAAAAAAGACAATTCTAAGTATATCCTTAATTTTAACGGTGAAAAAATGGACGGTGAATATACCTTGCTAAAGTTCGATAAGGCAGGAGAAAATCACTGGCTATTTTTTAAAAATAAATAATAAATGTTTCCCGATAACTAAATTAATCCCTGATTATAATGCATACGCCCATTTTGCATAAACTATAATAAACTATTCGGTTGGATAAATTTATACGATTTATAAATATGTATATAATTTAATTCTATAAGGAGATGGAATGAAAGCCGATTTCTTAATTTCTAAAAAGGAACAATTTAGAAAGTTAATTTCATATGGTCAAAGCCCGTGGCTTGACAATATATCGAGGTGCCTGATAGACTCCGGCGAACTTGAGCAATTGGTTAAAAACGGCATAATTACCGGAATAACATCCAATCCTTCTATTTTTGAAAAATCTATAAATTCCGGAAAATGCGGATACCCTGAGTTAATTAAAAAACTCTCGTCGGAAAAATTAGATTCCTTTACCATATACGACATCATCACGCGCGAAGACATCAAAAAAGCCGCTAAAATCCTTTTGCCCGTTTTTAAAAAAACCGGCGGAAACGACGGATTCGTCAGCATAGAGGTCCCCCCCAATATCGCGACAAATATTGAAACATCGATAAGCGAGGCCCAAAGAATATTTGCGCTTATAAACGAAAAAAATGTTCTGATAAAAATACCCGCCACAAAAGAAGGACTTGAAATTATCCCGATACTGCTGTCCAAAGGCATAAATGTTAATGTTACATTGATGTTTTCGGTAAACCACTATACTCAAGTGGCAAATGCTTACATAAAAGGCATTAAAAAGGCTTCAGAAAATGGAATAGATTTAAAAAACATTCATTCCGTCGCAAGCATTTTTATAAGCAGGATTGATACAATGGTGGATAGACAATTGGAGGAATTGATTAAAAATACAAACGACTCTTCCATAAAAGAAAAAATTACAAATTTGTTGGGAAAAGCCGGCGTCGCAAATGCAAAAATTATTTTTAAAAAATACGGCGATATTTTTGATAACGGCGGCGAATTTGCCTCCCTGAAAAAAAAAGGCGCTAATATTCAGAGGCTTTTATGGGCAAGCACAAGTACGAAAAATCCGGCTTATTATGACTTAAAATATGTCGAACCTTTAATCGGTAAAAATACTATAAATACTCTGCCCGATGAAACTATCCTGCATATTGCGGAACATGGAAATTTGATTCCGGAAACCGCATCCGAAGATATTGATTATTCGATGCATATAAACGAAGAATTATTGAAAATAGGCATAGATTTAAATGAGGTCGGCGAAAAATTGCAATTGAACGGGGTTAAATCGTTTGAAGATTCCTATGAAAAGCTGCTTAAATCGATTGAGAATATTTAAATTAATTATTTTAAATTTATTTTAATTTTAAGGAGGCGCCTGCGGTAATGGAAATTAATAAAGGGTTTGGGAGGAAAGAATTGTCGGGAGAAGAAATCGAATTTTTAAAGAATTTTACAAAAAAATGCAGGGGAGATATTTTAAGAATGACCACGCTCGCCGCTTCAGGGCACCCCGGCGGTTCGATGTCCTCAATCGACATATATGCCGTTTTATACGGATTTTGCAATGTTGACCCGTCAAACCCGTTTAAACAAGACAGGGATAGAATAGTGATAAGCCACGGACACACAACGCCGGGCGCTTACTCCGCTCTCGGCAATTACGGATTTTTCGACATAGAAGACGCAATTTTAAATTTTAGAAGCGCGGGGTCTCCTTTTGAAGGCCATGTCGAAAAAACGGTTCCCGGAATAGAATGGAATACCGGCAATCTTGGACAGGGTCTTTCGGCCGCCTGCGGATTCGCATTAAATTCAAGATTGAATAATTTAAAATATAATGTTTACTGCGTTATGGGCGACGGAGAGCAAACAAAGGGCCAGATAGGCGAGGCAAGAAGATTTGCGGTAAAATACAAATTAAATAACCTGACTGTCATAGTAGATAAAAACGGACTGCAAATCGGCGGAAAAACATCCGAAGTAATGCCCGATAATATAAAAGAAAATTTTGAGGCGGATGGGTTTCATGTCATAGAAATAGACGGGCATAATTTTAACGAGATATATTCTGCTGTGAAAAAAGCTAATGAATTTGCCTCCCCTGTTGTCATTATCGCAAATACGATAATGGGAAAAGGTGTATCCTTTATGGAAAATCAGGCTAAATATCACGGCGCGGCACTAAGTCCGGCTGATTGCAAAAAGGCGTTGGCCGAACTTGGAGAACCGGAAAATATCGATGAACTCGGAGGTAAAAAGAAATTAGGTTTGCCTATTAAGCCCTTAAAAGAAAAGAAAAACAATTTTTTGATTTCAAACGCCGGCAATAAAAACATAATTTATACAAGGGAGAAAAACACGGACAATCGTTCTGCGTTCGGCAACGCGCTGTACGATATAGCAAAAAATTATAAAGAACAAAATAATTCCCCGAATATCCCTTTTGCCGTGTTCGACTGCGATTTAGAAGGCTCGGTTAAAACCGGCGCGTTCAGGAATGCCTTCCCCGATAATTTCTTCGAATCGGGCATAGAGGAACATAATACCGCCGTTATTTCAGGCGCGCTGTCAACCGAAAACATCCTTACCTTCTTCGCCGACTTCGGCGTCTTCGGAATAGACGAAGTTTATAACCAGCAAAGGCTGAACGATATAAATCACACAAACTTAAAGGTGGTATGCACTCATTGCGGAATAGATGTAGGAGAAGACGGCAAAACGCATCAATGCATCGATTATTTCGGCGTGATTAACTCAACATTCGGGTTTAAGGTCATAATCCCGGCAGACCCGAATCAAACGGACAGGGCAGTAAGGCATATTGCTTCTAATGCGGGCAATTTTGCGCTGATTATGGGGCGGTCGGTTATTCCGGTTATATTGGATGAGGAGAACAAGCCATTTTTCGGGGATGGTTATAATTTTAGGTACGGAAAAATGGATATTATCAGAAATGGAAGGGATTTAACTATAATATCTTCGGGAAATATGCTGACGCACGCGTTAAAAGGATACGAAATGCTTAAAAAAGACGGAATAAACCCGATGCTTCTAAATGTTTCCTGCCCGAGCGACATAGACACGGAAGACTTGCGTCTTGCCGCAAAAACCGGCTTCATAGTTACGATAGAAGACCACAATATAAAAAACGGCATTGGGACGGTTTTAGGGTCGATGCTTGCCGAGAACGGAATTTCCGTAAAATTTAGAAAACTGGGGGCTAAATTCTACAGTTCTTCGGGAAAGCCCGATGAGTTATACAAATTGGCAGGTTTATCGCCGCAGGATTTATATAATTTTGTTAAAAAAGAAATATAAATGAATTAATTATTATTCCACACCCTGCCATCGGCATTAATCAGGTCATCTGCTTCTTTCGGCCCCCATGACCCGGCTTCATAGTTTGGAAATGCGGGAGGTTCTATTTTTGACCACCCGTTTATTATGGATGTGATAAATTGCCATGCGATAAGCGTATCGTCGTATCTTGCAAAAAGAGTCTGATCGCCGACAATTATGTCATATATAAGTCTTTCATAAGCTTCCGGGGGAGAAAGTTTAAATGACGATTTATAATTAAATACCATATTTACAGGTTCTATATCCATTTTAAACCCGGGCGTCTTGGCGCCGAAATTTATCGATATGCCTTCATTCGGTTGAATCGTAATTATTATAGAATTTTGTTTAATTTTTTCCATTCCGTCTTTTCCGTAAAGGCTGTAAGGCAGCTTTTTAAAAAACACCGCTATCTCGGTTTTATGCTTTTTTAATCTTTTACCCGACCTCAGGTAAAACGGAACCCCCGCCCATCTATAATTATCTACGAAAAGCCGTAAAGCCGCATATGTATCGGTATTCGAATTCTGCGGTATTCCTTCCTCTTCTTTGTAGCTTATTACAGGCTTATTGGCGATAAATCCTCTGTCGTATTGCCCCCTGACTACAAAATTTTTTACATCGTTTAAACTGAAAGGCCTTATGCTTTTCAATAGTTTCGCCTTCTCGTTTCTTATATCGTCGGCATGGAAAATAGCGGGCGGTTCTATTGCAACGGATGATAATAACTGCATCATATGATTTTGCATCATATCCCTTATAATGCCGGATTTATCAAAATAGCCGGCTCTGAACCCTACCCCGATAGGTTCCAATGCCGATATTTGTATATGGTCTATATATTTATTGTTCCACAGGGGTTCAAAAATAGCGTTCGAAAACCTGAAAGCAAATATATTTTGAACGGTTTCTTTTCCAAGATAATGGTCTATCCTGTAAACTTCTTCTTCTTTAAACACGGAAAGAAGTTTACTGTTTAAATCTTTCGCGCTTTCGTAATCGTAGCCAAACGGCTTTTCGACGACAATCCTTGAAAAGTTATCCCCTTTAAATTCGCTTGAAGTAAGATTTGCGCTTCGAATGCCGTCAATTATTTTAATATAAACATTCGGCGGGGTGGAAAGGTAATAAACGATATTTTTAGGTATATTATATTCCGAAGCCTTAGATTTAACGAATTTGCCCAATTCCTTATAACTCGATTCATCATCGTATTTTGACTTCAGATAAAATATATGCTTTGAAAAATTTAAAAAATCATCTTCATTTATGGGTTTTTTCCTGCAATTCGCATTCAAAGCATCAAGGATTGTTTTTCGGAAAGTTTCATCGTCCATACCAGTCCTGGCAAATCCTGCAATGAAAAAACTATCGGGAAAAAACCCGTCCTCCCATAAGCTGTATAACGCGGGAAATATTTTAATATGCGCCAGATCTCCGCTTGCCCCGAAAATTACGATTATAGAAGGTTTTAGTTCTGCCATTACTGCACCCGCCTTTATTTTTATTTATTTTCTATAAAGATTTAATAATATTTAATTGTTGCCGGAATTTATTTCTCCAGTATAACCCTCGCAGGGGCTCCGTTAGAATCTTTTATCTTAAC
This is a stretch of genomic DNA from Candidatus Acidulodesulfobacterium ferriphilum. It encodes these proteins:
- a CDS encoding DMT family transporter, whose product is MNRLKFIILIVLSTALMGSAFSVIKMGDMYASPLMFAAIRFILAGLLLSFIVGLMRMPHPKHSSEWFYVALIGFFQTTGVFGAIFLSLRTITAGESSILIFVNPILVVLFSAFIGIRYRLLQWFGVIVGFIGVVILIGFHPYYQVGVWIALSGAVFWAITTLLVKRVASFINIWVLTAYQMLIGGILLLFISEIFGHPYVILNFSFVLIVLWLAIMSSIVQFGIWFYLIQKNNPGKVSSFLFLAPLFGVLSGLILLREPVTLQIILGGFFILLGIFLVNSTESQRTILEKAEVETEGNP
- a CDS encoding type II toxin-antitoxin system RelE/ParE family toxin, which codes for MHNAEWTENALEDLGRLDKPVAKRILSKISWFSERFDNIIPLPLSGDLSGVYKFRIGDYRVIYTIKDESLLIQAVGHRRNIYKK
- a CDS encoding DoxX family membrane protein, producing MAAKNSSVWNAFLRIYIGIYFLYAVHSKLSPFFFSNFHSRLSYFASHDPLRLYVIFLNHFVIPNAFLFAILIVMGELFAGIFLTAGFLTGIAGFVGIFLNLNYLLAMFWMGPAELAINLTFIMCELVIIFTGSGRALGIDALF
- the tal gene encoding transaldolase — encoded protein: MKADFLISKKEQFRKLISYGQSPWLDNISRCLIDSGELEQLVKNGIITGITSNPSIFEKSINSGKCGYPELIKKLSSEKLDSFTIYDIITREDIKKAAKILLPVFKKTGGNDGFVSIEVPPNIATNIETSISEAQRIFALINEKNVLIKIPATKEGLEIIPILLSKGINVNVTLMFSVNHYTQVANAYIKGIKKASENGIDLKNIHSVASIFISRIDTMVDRQLEELIKNTNDSSIKEKITNLLGKAGVANAKIIFKKYGDIFDNGGEFASLKKKGANIQRLLWASTSTKNPAYYDLKYVEPLIGKNTINTLPDETILHIAEHGNLIPETASEDIDYSMHINEELLKIGIDLNEVGEKLQLNGVKSFEDSYEKLLKSIENI
- a CDS encoding transketolase, with protein sequence MEINKGFGRKELSGEEIEFLKNFTKKCRGDILRMTTLAASGHPGGSMSSIDIYAVLYGFCNVDPSNPFKQDRDRIVISHGHTTPGAYSALGNYGFFDIEDAILNFRSAGSPFEGHVEKTVPGIEWNTGNLGQGLSAACGFALNSRLNNLKYNVYCVMGDGEQTKGQIGEARRFAVKYKLNNLTVIVDKNGLQIGGKTSEVMPDNIKENFEADGFHVIEIDGHNFNEIYSAVKKANEFASPVVIIANTIMGKGVSFMENQAKYHGAALSPADCKKALAELGEPENIDELGGKKKLGLPIKPLKEKKNNFLISNAGNKNIIYTREKNTDNRSAFGNALYDIAKNYKEQNNSPNIPFAVFDCDLEGSVKTGAFRNAFPDNFFESGIEEHNTAVISGALSTENILTFFADFGVFGIDEVYNQQRLNDINHTNLKVVCTHCGIDVGEDGKTHQCIDYFGVINSTFGFKVIIPADPNQTDRAVRHIASNAGNFALIMGRSVIPVILDEENKPFFGDGYNFRYGKMDIIRNGRDLTIISSGNMLTHALKGYEMLKKDGINPMLLNVSCPSDIDTEDLRLAAKTGFIVTIEDHNIKNGIGTVLGSMLAENGISVKFRKLGAKFYSSSGKPDELYKLAGLSPQDLYNFVKKEI
- the zwf gene encoding glucose-6-phosphate dehydrogenase; the protein is MAELKPSIIVIFGASGDLAHIKIFPALYSLWEDGFFPDSFFIAGFARTGMDDETFRKTILDALNANCRKKPINEDDFLNFSKHIFYLKSKYDDESSYKELGKFVKSKASEYNIPKNIVYYLSTPPNVYIKIIDGIRSANLTSSEFKGDNFSRIVVEKPFGYDYESAKDLNSKLLSVFKEEEVYRIDHYLGKETVQNIFAFRFSNAIFEPLWNNKYIDHIQISALEPIGVGFRAGYFDKSGIIRDMMQNHMMQLLSSVAIEPPAIFHADDIRNEKAKLLKSIRPFSLNDVKNFVVRGQYDRGFIANKPVISYKEEEGIPQNSNTDTYAALRLFVDNYRWAGVPFYLRSGKRLKKHKTEIAVFFKKLPYSLYGKDGMEKIKQNSIIITIQPNEGISINFGAKTPGFKMDIEPVNMVFNYKSSFKLSPPEAYERLIYDIIVGDQTLFARYDDTLIAWQFITSIINGWSKIEPPAFPNYEAGSWGPKEADDLINADGRVWNNN